One Setaria italica strain Yugu1 chromosome I, Setaria_italica_v2.0, whole genome shotgun sequence DNA window includes the following coding sequences:
- the LOC101759086 gene encoding thiosulfate sulfurtransferase 18 translates to MAPETCGRSDEPSVVTVDVTAARELMAPAGGHRYLDVRTEEELSRLGHLVELDRSLNVPYMFTTPQGGREKNAHFLEQVASLFTKDEHVLVGCQSGKRSELACLDLQAAGFKNVKNMGGGYLAWIDHGFPVHHPPRTA, encoded by the exons ATGGCGCCGGAGACCTGCGGCAG GTCTGATGAGCCGTCGGTGGTGACGGTGGACgtgacggcggcgagggagctgatggcgccggccggcggccaccgcTACCTGGACGTGAGGACGGAGGAGGAGCTCAGCAGGCTGGGGCATCTGGTGGAGCTGGACAGGTCCCTGAACGTGCCCTACATGTTCACCACCCCGCAGGGAGGCCGCGAGAAGAATGCTCACTTTCTGGAGCAGGTGGCCTCGCTCTTCACCAAAGACGAGCACGTCCTAGTG GGGTGCCAAAGCGGCAAGAGATCGGAGCTAGCATGCCTTGATCTCCAAGCAGCA GGATTCAAGAACGTCAAGAACATGGGCGGCGGCTACCTCGCCTGGATCGACCATGGCTTCCCCGTCCACCACCCACCACGCACGGCCTAG